The sequence TAGTCTTTTGGGGAAAAACAAAAGTATCCGCTTTAATTTAGTGGGATTCTAAATTATAAAAAATCAAGTGATCCTGTTATGATGCAACTGTGCCAAAAAGATAAAGAACGCGTATTGAATGCTATTAAAGCGGGACATATTGATGCCGCCGATGTAAGTTTACCCAATAATATGACAGTAACGAATTCATTGGGTTTGCGGCGTCCCCGATCCCGCGTTTCAATCCACACGCCCGCGAAGGGCGTGACTATCGCCTCCTAAATAACATGATCAAACCACCAACGTTTCAATCCACACGCCCGCGAAGGGCGTGACATCCTTCCGATGGACTTCCTGCTGGAGTATCATTGTTTCAATCCACACGCCCGCGAAGGGCGTGACCTTAGGCAGGTGGGTTACAGCAGATATGCTTGACGTTTCAATCCACACGCCCGCGAAGGGCGTGACCGAAGATGGGTGATGCTGCAGAAGAAGTTAAGAAGTTTCAATCCACACGCCCGCGAAGGGCGTGACATTTGACATGTATGGTTCTAGCACAGTTTAATGTTTCAATCCACACGCCCGCGAAGGGCGTGACGAATACTCGTACATCATGTGCATATCCGATGCTCAGTTTCAATCCACACGCCCGCGAAGGGCGTGACTTTTTCAGCAGTTTATTGGCTTTCTTCATGCGCTCGTTTCAATCCACACGCCCGCGAAGGGCGTGACGGTAATGGAAAGTTTGCAGCCAAACGAGTTATTGAGGTTTCAATCCACACGCCCGCGAAGGGCGTGACCATAGTAAAGCAACACCAACAAACTCTGTCTCTGTTTCAATCCACACGCCCGCGAAGGGCGTGACGTAACACTTTCAGGAACCTTATGGGTATACTGAAGTTTCAATCCACACGCCCGCGAAGGGCGTGACAACTCACATAGAGTTTCCACAGCTTCACCGAAGGTTTCAATCCACACGCCCGCGAAGGGCGTGACTAAGCATTACGCCCCAATTTGCAACCCATTCCCAGTTTCAATCCACACGCCCGCGAAGGGCGTGACCCCTACCCAGCTATTAACTGAGTAGGGACTTTGTTTCAATCCACACGCCCGCGAAGGGCGTGACTAAGCAGCTTGAAAGCTAAGAACCAAATTCAGAAGTTTCAATCCACACGCCCGCGAAGGGCGTGACAGATAGACGGTAAGTTACCTAACTTGGCACTGATGTTTCAATCCACACGCCCGCGAAGGGCGTGACTAAACTTTGTAGCAAAACAACGAGATAGAGCTATTGTTTCAATCCACACGCCCGCGAAGGGCGTGACCTGAATGGCTATACAAACGTAACCATAGCTTAACTGGTTTCAATCCACACGCCCGCGAAGGGCGTGACTAGGTGTTAAAATGGTTGGCACGCAAGGGACAGGCGTTTCAATCCACACGCCCGCGAAGGGCGTGACCCTTTAAGCATCGAGATCACCAAATCCCCAGTCCCGTTTCAATCCACACGCCCGCGAAGGGCGTGACAGTTTATCTTGTGCTACAGAAAACACCTGCCTTCAAGCACGTGTTTTTGCGAACCATTAAAAATTCCTTTTTATTTTACCAAAACTTGGCTACAAAAATCCTCAACCATTGTTTATCACTTGCCTGCGAACCTCCCGGGAAAATCATGACAACTCCAGGTTCGCATCAAACCATGAGCATACCTTCCGGATCATATCCGGTTTTGGCGCCAAAATGTTCCACACGATTCTTCCAGTTGTTCCCGAGAAAATAATAACGCAAGCTGTCCGTTTTCGGATCGATAATACTCTCCAACCGGAATTTCAACTCGGCAAATTTTGTTGGATCAAGTAAGCACTCGAAAACTGAATTTTGAACACGCTGGCCATAATTAACACATTGCTTTGCCACTTTCCGCAGACGACTCTTCCCTGCATCAGTAGTTACATTAACATCATAGGTAATCAATACCATCATTGACAACACCTCATTTCCAGAAAAATGGCGGATAATCTTCTAAATCGCCTCGCATATATCTGGCCAGCAGCATCGCTTGGACATAGGGTATGAGCCCCAACGGAATCTTTATTTCAAGATAAGGATGAACAATTTCCTCTTGTTTTCTTTTTTGCCATGCAGTCAACACTGCTTTGCGGGTATCGTCATCCATAAGCACAGTCCCATTTTCCTTTATAACAAAACCTTTTGCTGAAATCTGATTCCGATTCACCAGCGTTACTGCCAGCCGGTCGGCAAAATGAGGCCGCAATTCTTCCATGATATCCAGGGC is a genomic window of Veillonellales bacterium containing:
- the cas2 gene encoding CRISPR-associated endonuclease Cas2 produces the protein MMVLITYDVNVTTDAGKSRLRKVAKQCVNYGQRVQNSVFECLLDPTKFAELKFRLESIIDPKTDSLRYYFLGNNWKNRVEHFGAKTGYDPEGMLMV